From the genome of Dryobates pubescens isolate bDryPub1 chromosome 9, bDryPub1.pri, whole genome shotgun sequence, one region includes:
- the ALG2 gene encoding alpha-1,3/1,6-mannosyltransferase ALG2, giving the protein MEAEKEVVGEGPSVLFLHPDLGLGGAERLVVDAALALQARGCRVQIWTAHYDTARCFAETRGLTVQQAGGWLPRSLWGRGHALCAALRMVFVALYILLLSGQQVDAFVCDQVSACIPVLRLARTRKKVLFYCHFPDQLLTKRESFLKRIYRLPLDWLEEYTTGMADCIVVNSKFTAGVFKDTFKSLSHINPDVLYPSLNISSFETISPADIADLIPKKKKFLFLSINRYERKKNLALALEALHELRGRLDSHEWSEVHLVMAGGYDKRVLENVEHYEELRRLAAKLGVNDHVTFLRSFSDEQKVSLFGNSVCVLYTPSNEHFGIVPLEAMYMRCPVIAVNSGGPLESILHNVTGFLCDPVPTQFSEAMEKIVRDPLLKDTMGAAGRARVMEKFSSEAFTEQLYQYICRLTQ; this is encoded by the exons ATGGAGGCGGAGAAGGAGGTGGTCGGAGAGGGCCCCTCCGTGCTGTTCCTTCACCCGGACCTGGGGCTGGGCGGGGCGGAGCGGCTGGTGGTGGACGCGGCGCTGGCGCTGCAGGCGCGGGGCTGCCGGGTGCAGATCTGGACAGCGCACTACGACACGGCGCGGTGCTTCGCGGAGACGCGAGGGCTGACGGTGCAGCAGGCCGGCGGGTGGCTGCCGCGCAGCCTGTGGGGCCGCGGGCACGCCCTCTGCGCCGCCCTGCGCATGGTCTTCGTCGCCCTGTACATCCTGCTGCTCAGCGGCCAGCAGGTCGATGCCTTCGTCTGCGACCAG GTGTCTGCTTGCATTCCTGTACTTAGACTGGCCAGGACTCGTAAGAAAGTTTTGTTTTACTGTCACTTTCCTGATCAGCTTCTGACCAAGAGAGAATCTTTCCTGAAGCGCATCTACAGACTGCCCCTTGACTGGCTGGAAGAGTACACAACTGGCATGGCAGACTGTATTGTTGTGAACAGCAAGTTTACCGCCGGTGTGTTCAAGGACACATTTAAGTCCTTATCTCACATAAACCCAGATGTCCTCTACCCATCACTTAACATCAGTAGCTTTGAAACAATATCTCCAGCAGATATAGCTGACCTGATACCAAAAAAGAAGAAGTTCTTGTTTCTTTCCATTAATCGGtatgagaggaaaaagaatctGGCGTTGGCTCTGGAAGCTTTGCATGAGCTTCGAGGAAGACTTGATTCACATGAGTGGAGTGAAGTTCACCTAGTTATGGCAGGTGGTTATGATAAACGAGTTCTGGAAAACGTGGAGCACTATGAAGAGCTGAGAAGACTTGCAGCCAAGCTTGGCGTTAATGACCACGTCACTTTTCTGAGGTCATTCTCAGATGAACAGAAAGTCTCTCTTTTTGGTAACTCTGTATGTGTGCTTTATACACCGAGCAATGAACATTTTGGCATTGTTCCTCTGGAGGCCATGTATATGAGGTGTCCTGTTATAGCAGTTAATTCAGGGGGTCCTTTAGAATCAATCTTGCATAATGTTACAGGATTTTTGTGTGATCCTGTGCCAACACAATTCTCAGAGGCCATGGAAAAGATTGTGAGAGATCCTCTCTTAAAGGACACaatgggagcagctgggagagccagAGTTATGGAAAAATTTTCCTCAGAAGCATTTACAGAACAGCTGTACCAATACATATGCAGATTAACACAATAA